The Lysobacter gummosus sequence TGCTGACGGTGACGATGGTCGCCGCCCTGGCGCGCGGCCTGCTCGATCCGCTGGCGCTGATGTCCTTCGCCCTGCTGATCCTGGCCGCCTGGTTGGTGACACCGGCGCGGGCCAAGGGCGCGCGCATCGCCGGGCATGTGTTGTTCGTGCTGGTCGCCTTCGCCCTGGGCCTGCACCTGATGCCGGGGTTCCACAACCCGCAACTGATCCAGGACCTGCGGCTGACGCCCGATTCGGCGCCGATGTCGCTGTACTTCAACTTCGACAAACCGCTGGCCGGGTTCTGGCTGCTGCTGTGCTGGCCGTTGCTGCGCCTGTACGGCGAGGGCGAACGGCCGGTCGCCGCGTCGCTGGCCGCGGGTCTGATCGGCGCGACAGTCGCCGGCGTTTTGTGCCTGGGCTTGGCGCTGGCTTTGCACCTGCTTACATGGGCGCCGAAATGGCCCGCCTTCGGCGCGCTGTGGGCGCTCAACAATCTGCTGCTGGTGGCGCTGACCGAAGAAGCCATGTTCCGCGGGTATCTTCTGGAATCGCTGCAGCGGCGCTGGCGCGAGGTCCGGCACGGCGCGACTTACGCCACCATGGTCTCGGCGCTGGCCTTCGGCCTGGTGCATGCCGGCGGCGGCTGGCGCTGGGTCGTTCTGGCTACGTTGGCGGGGCTGGCTTACGGTTGGGCGTATCGCAAGGGCGGCCTGCTCGGCGCCGTGCTCGCCCACTTCGGCCTCAACCTGCTGCATTTCACCGTGTTTACCTATCCCATGCTGGCATGATGCCGGCCAGGGCTTCATCGCTCAAAGGTGCCTGATGGAAACCAAGGCCAATTACGTCCTCATCGGCGCGTTCACGATCGTGGTGACGCTGTTCCTGCTGTTGTTCGCTCTGTGGGCGGCCAAGTATTCGTCCGAGAAGAGCTGGCGCGAATACGCGGTGATCTTCAACGAACCGGTCACCGGCCTGTCGGAAGGCAGCACCGTGCAATACAACGGCATCGGCGTGGGCACGGTGCAGCAGCTGAGCCTGGCGCCGGACGATCCGCGCCGGGTCATCGCCAAGCTGCGCCTGCAGGCCGACGCGCCGGTGAAGACCGACACCCGCGCCAAGCTGTCGCTGACCGGCATCACCGGCACGCCGATCATCCAGCTCACCGGCGGCAGCCCCAACAGCCCGGCGCTGGCCGACGCCGAGGGCAGCGGCGAGATTCCGATCATCCAGACCGAAGCCTCGGCGCTGCAGAACATCGCCGACACCGCCAACCGCCTGGTCGCGCGCCTGGACCAGGTGCTCAGCGACGACAACGTCAAGCACGTGTCCAACACCCTGGCCAACATCGAATCGCTGACCGGCTCGATCGCCGACCAGCGCGGCGACCTGCGCGAGCTGATCGCCAACGCCAAGAAGTCCAGCGAACAACTCAGCGCCACCTTGACCACCACCAACCGCGCGGTGGAAACGGTGGACCGCGAACTGGCCGGCAAGCTGCCGGGCATCATCAACAAGCTCGACAGCACCCTGACCAAGCTCGATTCGGCCGCCAACGGCGCCAACGGCATCCTCAACGACAACCGCGCCGCGATCAGCAGCTTCGCCAACGACGGCCTGGCCCAGCTCGGCCCGACCCTGAGCGAACTGCGCTCGCTGGTGCGCGATCTGCGCCGGATCAGCGACCGCCTGGACAGCAATCCCACCCGCTACCTGCTGGGACGCGACGCGACGAAGGAATTCGAGCCGGAGAAAGCCGCGCGATGAGCCGCCACTTGATGCCTTCGCCAGACCCTGCGATCACGACTGCGATGACGACCATGACGACGACCCGCGCGCGCAACCGCCCGCCCTTCACCGCCACGCCGCCGCGCGTGCTCGCCGCCGGCCTGGCTGCGTTGCTCATGCTCAGCGGTTGTTCGTCGATCCTCGGC is a genomic window containing:
- a CDS encoding CPBP family intramembrane glutamic endopeptidase; amino-acid sequence: MSGLFAHADTLWSVSIWGLLCAAAALLWWPRARKASLALLTVTMVAALARGLLDPLALMSFALLILAAWLVTPARAKGARIAGHVLFVLVAFALGLHLMPGFHNPQLIQDLRLTPDSAPMSLYFNFDKPLAGFWLLLCWPLLRLYGEGERPVAASLAAGLIGATVAGVLCLGLALALHLLTWAPKWPAFGALWALNNLLLVALTEEAMFRGYLLESLQRRWREVRHGATYATMVSALAFGLVHAGGGWRWVVLATLAGLAYGWAYRKGGLLGAVLAHFGLNLLHFTVFTYPMLA
- a CDS encoding MlaD family protein, whose translation is METKANYVLIGAFTIVVTLFLLLFALWAAKYSSEKSWREYAVIFNEPVTGLSEGSTVQYNGIGVGTVQQLSLAPDDPRRVIAKLRLQADAPVKTDTRAKLSLTGITGTPIIQLTGGSPNSPALADAEGSGEIPIIQTEASALQNIADTANRLVARLDQVLSDDNVKHVSNTLANIESLTGSIADQRGDLRELIANAKKSSEQLSATLTTTNRAVETVDRELAGKLPGIINKLDSTLTKLDSAANGANGILNDNRAAISSFANDGLAQLGPTLSELRSLVRDLRRISDRLDSNPTRYLLGRDATKEFEPEKAAR